In Pseudomonas abieticivorans, the genomic window GACACCGCATTGACCCGAATCTGTGGCGCGAACTCCTGCGCCAGCAGCCGCGTCAGGTGGGTCAATGCGGCCTTGGCGCTGCCATAGGCACTGAAGTGCCGCTGGGCATAGCGGGCGGCGACCGAGGTGATGTTGACGATGTTGCCGCCGCCGGCCTCGCGCATCAGGGGTACGCATAACTGGGTCAGGGCATAGGCGGCGGTCACGTTGAAACTCATCACCTGCTCGAAGGCCTGCGGGGTCATCTGCAGCGGGTCGTTCGGCCCGCCGCCGCCGGCGTTATTGACCAGGTGGGTGATGCGGCCCATGTGCTCGCAGGCGTTGCGGACCAGGGCGATGCGTTGTTCGCTGTCGGTCACATCGCAACTCAAGGCCAAGGCACGGCGGCCACGGCTGCGCACTGCTTGGGCGACGGCCTCCACGTCGGCCAGCGAACGGGCGCTGCACACCACGTCGGCGCCGGCATCGGCGTAGGCCAGGGCGATGGCACGGCCAATGCCGCGGCTGCTGCCGGTGACAATGGCGACACTGCCGGCAAGGTTGAAGCGTTGCAATAGGCTCATGGCGGTCCTTATTGTTTGGATGGGGCTAGCGGATGCGGCGCTCAGCGCGGCGCCCAAAGGTCGGGCAGGCCGGGGTCGGAGCTGGCGATCAAGCGCTTGAGCAGCACCTTGAGCGCTTGCGCGTCACCGGCACCCAGGCGCGCGGAAATATCCTCCTCGACGGCCTTGGCCAATGCCACTTCTTGCAGCGAAGCCTCGCGGCCGTCGGCGGTCAGCACGTAACGCACCTGGTCATGCCCCAGTTCACGGGCCACCAGGTGCTGGCGTTCCAGGAAGCGCATACTCGAATCACTGACCACATGGCCGGTGTAGCTCACGAATTTATTGATTTCCTCAAGGCTCAAGTTGTCGCGTATGCACAGGGTGGAGAGGATAAAAAACGCGTGCTCATCCAACTGCTGGTTCTTCAGCAACCGGCGTAACGCATGCAGCATCTGGTAGTGCGCGCGGCCCAGCAGGTAACCCAGCAAATCTTCGGTGTAACTGCATTCAGGCGGCGGCGGGGTGGTGGCCAGGCGCAGTTCGCTGCGTGGCTTGCGCATCGCCAAGGCGTATTGGCCGCTCTGGAAGGCCAGCGGTGCACGGTCGCTATGGTCGAAGGCAAGCACTTCGCCAACGAAAATCACATGGTCGCCGCCTTCGTATTGGAAGGCCGTGCGGCACTGAAAGCGTGCGGTGCAGTCTTGCAGCAGGGGCGCGGCGCTGATCCCGGTATCCAGCTGTATTTCGGCAAACTTATCTTCACCCTGCCGGGCGAAACGACCGGACAGCAGCTCCTGCTCGGTCGACAGCACGTGCACGTTCCAGTGCCGGCCATTGCTGAACACCGGTAGGCTGTGGGCGTTCTTGGACAGGCTCCAGAGCACCAGCGGTGGGTTGAGCGAAACCGAGTTGAAACTGTTGGCCGTGATGCCGACCGGCGTGCCATCTTCGGCCTGGGTGGTGATGATCGTCACCCCCGTGGTGAAGGTGCCGAGCGCGGCGCGAAAGGCTTGAGGGTCGAAACAGGCGGGCATTGCCATGATGGGCCTCATGGATTGAGTGTGCGTGCCGGCAGTATTCCCAGCAAAACGGGGCGTTGCATCGTCTCAACGGACTAACGTTGTTGGCCCACTCGTCCACTTGGACGAGGCGCCCGGCCGGTGGTCTGCGGCAAGTTGCGGGTCAGGGCGTTGGCGAGCGACGGCCTGGGTGGGCACAGCGAGAAACGCTGGCCCTTTTACAGTTGAGGAGGTACCCATGGGTTGTGCAATATCTTCCACCGACGAGCTGTCGGCCCTGTTGTCTGAACAAAAAGCCGCGTTCAACGCGCAAGGCGCTGCCAGTGCGCCGCAGCGTCGCGCGCGAATCCAGCGGGTGATCGACCTGCTGGTGGCGCACCACCCGGCGCTGACCGAGGCCATGGATGCCGATTTCGGTGGTCGCCCCCAGGGGTTTTCGTTGATGAATGATGTGCTGGGCTCGTTGGGCTCGCTCAAGCATGCACGCGATCACCTCGAAGGCTGGATGCAGGATGAGCCGCGGCCGGTCTTCAGCCCCTACGATCAACTCGGCGCCCAGGCCTGGGTGATGTACCAGGCCAAGGGCACGGTGGGCATTCTCGGCACCTGGAACGCGCCGCTGTATACCTTGCTCAGCCCCTTGGCCTCGGCGTTGGCGGCGGGTAATCGGGCCATTCTCAAACCCTCGGAAGTGACGCCACGCACGGCGGCGCTGTTGGCGCAGTTGTTTGCGCAGCTGTTCGACCCACTCGAGGTGGCCGTGGTTACCGGCGGCGCTGATCTGGCCCAGGTGTTTACCGCGCAGCCGTTCGATCACCTGGTGTTCACCGGCAGTACCGCGGTGGGCAAATCGGTGATGCGTAACGCGGCGCAAAACCTGGTGCCGGTGACCCTGGAGCTGGGCGGCAAATCGCCGGTGATCGTTGGGCGCAGCGCAACCCTTGGCACCGCAGCGTTTCGCCTTGCACTGTCCAAGACCACCAACAGCGGCCAGGTCTGCATCAATCCGGATCTGGTCTACGTGCCACGTGAGCAACTCGAACACTTTGTGCAGGCTTTCGCCAGCGCCTACCGCGAGTTTGTCCCCCAGGTGAGCGACAACCCGGATGTGGTCGCGGTGGTCAATGCCCAGCACCTGAGCCGCGTCGAGAACCTGGTGCAGCAGGCCGCGCGTGCGGGTGCCCGGGTGGTGAGCTTGCCCTATGCGCAACCCGCCGATGGGCAAAACCGCCGACGGCCATTGCAACTGGTGATCGACCCGCCGCAGGACAGCCTGATCCTGCACGAGGAGATCTTCGGCCCGGCGATGGTGCTGTTGCCTTATGACGAGGTTGATCAGGTGATCGCCCAGATCAACGCCCGCCCGCGGCCCCTGGCCCTTTATTACTTTGGCGATGATGCCCAGGAGCAGCGCCACGTGCTGAGCCACACCGTGTCGGGCGGCGTCACCCTCAATGACGTGATGATGCATGCCGCCTTGCATGACGCGCCTTTTGGCGGCGTCGGTGCCTCGGGCATGGGGCATTACCACGGCCGTGAAGGCTTCATCGAATTCAGTCACATGCGCACGGTGCTCAAGGCCCCCGAACACGATCCGCGTCGCGAATGGGGCTTGCTGCCACCCTACGGCGAACATTTCCTGGCCGCGATGCTGGCACAGGTCACCGCGAACTGAGCGCGCCAGCCGATCTGAACAACTTAATAAAAATAAGGAATTGAACACATGGAACATAACGCATTGCCACTGGGCGACACTGCGCTTGCAGCGCCTGGCGACGTGGACGGCTGGCCTCGACGCCAGGTACTCAAGGCCGGCGCACTGGCCCTGGGGGTGGGTATGCTCGGGCGCTTTGCAGATGCCCGCGCCGCCGGCCTGTCGGCCAGCGACTACCAGGGGTTGGACGCCTGGGCCATGGCCAAGGGGCTGCAGGCCGGCCAGTTCAGTGCCCAGGACCTGCTCGCCGCCGCGATGGCCCGTTGTGACCTGGTCAACCCGAAGATCAATGCCGTCAACATGCGCCATGACGATTATGCCCGGGCGCTGCTGGCCGCCCGGCGCAAGGCCGGCACCCAGGCCCAGGGCGCGCTGGCAGGGGTGCCGATACTGCTCAAGGATCTCAATACCTACCTGCAAGGCACCACCACCAGCAACGGCAGCCGACTGTTCAAGGATGCACCGCCGGCCAGTGTCACCAGTACCTTGGTGCTGCGCTACGAAGCGGCCGGGGCGGTGCCTTTCGGTAAAGCGGCCTGCCCGGAATTTGGCCTGACCACCACCACCGAGTCGCTGGCCTGGGGGCAAACCCGCAACCCGTGGAACCTGGCGATGAGCGCCGGTGGTTCTTCCGGCGGCTCGGCTGCCGCCGTGGCCGCAGGCATCGTACCGGTCGCGCATGCCACCGACGGCGGAGGTTCGATCCGCATCCCTGCCTCCTATTGCGGGCTGGTCGGCCTGAAACCCACGCGCTACCGTACCCCCAGCGGGCCGCTGCGCCAGGAAGGCGCGTTCGGTACCAGTGTGGCAAACGTGGTATCGCGCAGTGTGCGCGACACGGCTTTGTTCCTCGATGCCGGGCAGGGCCACGAACCCGGTAGCCCGTACTGGGCGCAACCGTTGCAACGGCCTTATGTGGAAGAACTGGGGCGCGAGCCTGGGCGCCTGCGGGTAGGCCTGGTGCGCGACTCCATGACCGGTGCGCCGCTGGCCCCGGCGATTGCCAAGGTGCTGGAGGCCACCGTGCAGCAGTTGCTCGGCCTGGGCCACGAGGTGGATGAACTGCGCTTGCCCGTTCAACCCCAGCAGGTATTCGGTGCCCACGGCGCGGTCACCGGCAACGCCGTGCTGGCCACCGTCAACGACCGCGAGAAAGCACTGGGCCGGGCCTTGGGGCCGCAAGACCTGGAGCTCATCACCTATGCCATCCTCGAGCGCGCGGGCAAGGTCAGCGGCGAGGGGATTGTCCGTGCCCGCTTGGCGTTCGAAAACATCACCCAGGCCATGGAGCAGACGTTCGAGCGCTTCGATGTGTTGCTCTCGCCAGTCACCTCCAGTTTGACCCCGGCATTGGGAGAGCTGTCGCTCAACCAGCCGTGGGAAACCTATATGCAAAAAGCCATGGGCAGCGCCGGTTTCACCGTGCTGGCCAACGTCAGCGGGCAACCGGCGATCACCCTGCCGTTGGGCATGAGCGACACTGGCCTGCCGGTGGGCATGATGTTCACCGCGCGCCTGGGCGGTGAGGACGTGCTGCTGCGCCTGGCCTCGCAACTGGAGCAGGACCGTCCATGGGCCGCCAGGCGCGCATCGGTTTAAGCCATCAGAGGTGCCACGGGCGGCGCTGCAATCGGCACCTCTAGTCCGCTTTGACGATGAATAATCGTCTGCTGCGTTCGATCATCCATCAAGGCTCGCGCATTGGCGCAACGAGATCGGGAGAACGAACGGATGGACAGCATGCGAGTAAAAACGCCGGAAGAAATCAAACTGCTGGAACACGCTCGGCGCCTGGTGCCGGCCCTCAAAAGCCGCACCGCGCGCGCTGATCGCGAGTTCAAGGTGCCGGAAGAAACCCTCTTCGAACTGCAGCAGGCCGGCTTGTTGCGAGCACTGCAACCACGGGCTTTCGGTGGCTTTGAGGTCGACCCACGCACCTTCTTCGAAATCCAGATGATCCTTGCCGAGGGCTGTATGTCCACGGCGTGGATCTATGGCGTGATGGGCGTGCACCCTTGGCAACTGGCACGCTACCCGATCGAGGCCCAGCGCGATGTCTGGGGCCAGGACCCCTCGACCTTGATCTCGTCCACCTACATGCCGGTGGCCAAGGTGGTACCGGTCGAGGGTGGCTATCACATCAGCGGCCGCTGGGGCTTTTCCAGCGGCAGCGAGCACTGCCAATGGTGCTTTTTGGGCGGCGTGCTGCCCGCCGACGGTGAGCAGGCCGCCGAGCACGGCACCTTTCTGAT contains:
- a CDS encoding glucose 1-dehydrogenase translates to MSLLQRFNLAGSVAIVTGSSRGIGRAIALAYADAGADVVCSARSLADVEAVAQAVRSRGRRALALSCDVTDSEQRIALVRNACEHMGRITHLVNNAGGGGPNDPLQMTPQAFEQVMSFNVTAAYALTQLCVPLMREAGGGNIVNITSVAARYAQRHFSAYGSAKAALTHLTRLLAQEFAPQIRVNAVSPGPILTDALAGVMPAAMRDTMQANTPLKCLGTPEDIAAAALYLACPASAWVTGKVIEVDGGADSTVWPG
- a CDS encoding flavin reductase, giving the protein MAMPACFDPQAFRAALGTFTTGVTIITTQAEDGTPVGITANSFNSVSLNPPLVLWSLSKNAHSLPVFSNGRHWNVHVLSTEQELLSGRFARQGEDKFAEIQLDTGISAAPLLQDCTARFQCRTAFQYEGGDHVIFVGEVLAFDHSDRAPLAFQSGQYALAMRKPRSELRLATTPPPPECSYTEDLLGYLLGRAHYQMLHALRRLLKNQQLDEHAFFILSTLCIRDNLSLEEINKFVSYTGHVVSDSSMRFLERQHLVARELGHDQVRYVLTADGREASLQEVALAKAVEEDISARLGAGDAQALKVLLKRLIASSDPGLPDLWAPR
- a CDS encoding coniferyl aldehyde dehydrogenase; translated protein: MGCAISSTDELSALLSEQKAAFNAQGAASAPQRRARIQRVIDLLVAHHPALTEAMDADFGGRPQGFSLMNDVLGSLGSLKHARDHLEGWMQDEPRPVFSPYDQLGAQAWVMYQAKGTVGILGTWNAPLYTLLSPLASALAAGNRAILKPSEVTPRTAALLAQLFAQLFDPLEVAVVTGGADLAQVFTAQPFDHLVFTGSTAVGKSVMRNAAQNLVPVTLELGGKSPVIVGRSATLGTAAFRLALSKTTNSGQVCINPDLVYVPREQLEHFVQAFASAYREFVPQVSDNPDVVAVVNAQHLSRVENLVQQAARAGARVVSLPYAQPADGQNRRRPLQLVIDPPQDSLILHEEIFGPAMVLLPYDEVDQVIAQINARPRPLALYYFGDDAQEQRHVLSHTVSGGVTLNDVMMHAALHDAPFGGVGASGMGHYHGREGFIEFSHMRTVLKAPEHDPRREWGLLPPYGEHFLAAMLAQVTAN
- a CDS encoding amidase, whose product is MEHNALPLGDTALAAPGDVDGWPRRQVLKAGALALGVGMLGRFADARAAGLSASDYQGLDAWAMAKGLQAGQFSAQDLLAAAMARCDLVNPKINAVNMRHDDYARALLAARRKAGTQAQGALAGVPILLKDLNTYLQGTTTSNGSRLFKDAPPASVTSTLVLRYEAAGAVPFGKAACPEFGLTTTTESLAWGQTRNPWNLAMSAGGSSGGSAAAVAAGIVPVAHATDGGGSIRIPASYCGLVGLKPTRYRTPSGPLRQEGAFGTSVANVVSRSVRDTALFLDAGQGHEPGSPYWAQPLQRPYVEELGREPGRLRVGLVRDSMTGAPLAPAIAKVLEATVQQLLGLGHEVDELRLPVQPQQVFGAHGAVTGNAVLATVNDREKALGRALGPQDLELITYAILERAGKVSGEGIVRARLAFENITQAMEQTFERFDVLLSPVTSSLTPALGELSLNQPWETYMQKAMGSAGFTVLANVSGQPAITLPLGMSDTGLPVGMMFTARLGGEDVLLRLASQLEQDRPWAARRASV